One segment of Daphnia magna isolate NIES linkage group LG2, ASM2063170v1.1, whole genome shotgun sequence DNA contains the following:
- the LOC116917105 gene encoding L-seryl-tRNA(Sec) kinase — protein MNQNFCIVVLLGLPASGKSWLANKLCSFLSENDCVVKCAAYDNIVSLEEQAKIALSSTSELTKHYRREMKETVESILATPNSSQKNVMIVDDNNYYRSMRYEYHQLAAKFNTGYLQIYVRCEVANALFQNSNRPQSNRVPDCVIVQMDTRLELPCESWENSLTIDSADLNNPSMMSKIWVRIQEAISNPVSTIKRLEEKKLVAEQSKLCNNHNVVHNIDKALRKQISQYIREHKEKNSARVLAAQLNDIRQSVMEDAKRGIIVPPADILKADESIDMPKLETWVTTIFLQRCSSQHGHDLVILE, from the coding sequence ATGAACCAAAATTTTTGCATTGTGGTCCTATTAGGCTTGCCTGCTAGTGGAAAGAGCTGGTTAGCAAACAAATTATGTAGTTTTTTGTCTGAAAATGATTGTGTTGTGAAGTGTGCAGCTTATGATAACATTGTGAGTTTAGAAGAGCAGGCCAAAATTGCTCTTTCTTCAACTAGTGAATTGACAAAACATTATCGTCGCGAGATGAAAGAAACCGTGGAATCTATTTTGGCAACACCTAATTCGTCCCAAAAGAACGTGATGATTGTGGACGATAACAACTATTATCGAAGCATGCGGTATGAATATCATCAGCTAGCTGCTAAGTTCAACACGGGTTACCTTCAAATCTACGTAAGGTGCGAAGTCGCTAACGCCTTATTCCAAAACAGCAATCGCCCACAAAGCAATCGTGTTCCCGACTGTGTAATTGTTCAGATGGATACCAGACTTGAATTACCGTGTGAATCATGGGAAAACTCGCTGACAATCGACTCAGCCGACTTAAATAATCCATCAATGATGAGCAAGATATGGGTCCGCATACAGGAAGCTATCAGTAATCCTGTCTCAACAATCAAGAGGCTCGAAGAGAAGAAACTCGTAGCCGAGCAAAGCAAATTATGCAACAATCATAATGTCGTTCACAATATCGACAAAGCtctaagaaaacaaataagtCAGTACATACGcgaacacaaagaaaaaaatagtgcTCGTGTATTGGCGGCACAGCTTAACGACATTCGACAGTCCGTCATGGAAGATGCCAAAAGAGGAATCATAGTACCCCCTGCAGACATCCTGAAAGCAGATGAATCCATCGACATGCCTAAACTTGAAACTTGGGTTACCACGATTTTCCTCCAAAGGTGTTCATCACAGCATGGACATGACTTGGTCATACTAGAATGA
- the LOC116917106 gene encoding thymidylate synthase produces the protein MAEHEEHQYLNLIRNLIQNGNVKGDRTGTGTRSIFGAQMRFSLRHGKFPLLTTKRVFWRGLMEELLWFVRGSTNAKELQQKDVRIWDGNSSREFLDSLGLKDREEGDLGPIYGFQWRHFGAKYDNMYSDYSGQGVDQLKNLIETIRTNPDDRRMILTAWNPTALPLMALPPCHCLAQFYVANGELSCQMYQRSADMGLGVPFNIASYSLLTCMIAHVTGLNPGEFIHTLGDAHVYSNHISALKKQLEREPRPFPILKITRQVPDIDDFKAEDFVLEGYDPHPKIPMDMAV, from the exons ATGGCCGAG CACGAGGAACACCAGTATTTAAACCTCATTAGAAACCTTATTCAAAACGGAAATGTCAAAGGAGATCGGACAGGCACTGGAACAAGATCAATTTTTGGAGCACAAATGCGATTCAGTTTGCGACATG GAAAATTTCCCTTGTTGACAACTAAACGAGTCTTCTGGAGAGGCTTGATGGAAGAACTTCTTTGGTTTGTCAGGGGTTCAACAAATGCTAAAGAACTTCAACAAAAGGATGTCCGTATATGGGATGGAAACAGCTCAAGGGAGTTTCTTGATTCATTAGGCTTGAAGGATAGAGAAGAAG GAGACTTGGGTCCAATCTATGGCTTTCAATGGCGGCATTTTGGGGCTAAATATGACAATATGTACAGTGATTACAG TGGTCAAGGGGTTGATCAACTGAAAAATTTGATAGAAACGATACGTACAAATCCTGACGATCGACGCATGATTCTTACAGCTTGGAATCCAACGGCATTACCACTAATGGCGTTACCACCGTGCCATTGCTTGGCCCAGTTCTATGTAGCAAATGGTGAACTGTCTTGCCAAATGTATCAAAGATCTGCTGATATGGGTTTAGGTGTTCCCTTTAACATAGCCAGCTATTCTTTGCTGACATGCATGATAGCTCACGTCACTGGTCTAAAT CCCGGAGAATTCATTCATACGCTTGGAGATGCTCATGTTTACAGTAATCACATAAGTGCACTCAAAAAGCAGTTGGAACGAGAGCCGCGACCATTTCCCATTCTTAAAATCACGCGTCAAGTGCCTGATATTGACGATTTTAAAGCCGAAGATTTTGTACTTGAAGGGTATGATCCGCATCCAAAGATCCCGATGGATATGGCTGTTTAG
- the LOC116917108 gene encoding mitochondrial import inner membrane translocase subunit Tim10 B — translation MDALRNFKDFLLVFNTMSETCFTRCVNTFQTRELTEDEDRCVELCSNKNIRVNHKVMSVYMEVQPLIVQKRIEEMEKLNPPATENVPESVETSNYTQPDNFTPSDSKDETQDTSSQPQP, via the exons ATGGATGCGCTTAGAAAT TTCAAAGACTTTCTCCTAGTATTCAACACAATGTCAGAGACCTGTTTTACCAGATGCGTGAACACATTTCAGACTAGAGAATTGACGGAGGATGAG GATCGTTGTGTTGAACTatgttcaaataaaaacattcgGGTTAACCATAAGGTCATGTCTGTGTACATGGAAGTTCAGCCCCTTATTGTGCAAAAACGAATAGAAGAAATGGAGAAACTAAATCCCCCAGCTACTGAAAATGTTCCAGAATCTGTAGAGACAAGCAACTATACACAACCTGATAACTTTACACCATCTGACTCAAAAGATGAAACCCAAGACACCTCTTCACAGCCTCAACCTTAA